The Candidatus Zixiibacteriota bacterium genome includes a window with the following:
- a CDS encoding PorV/PorQ family protein has product MHKRMLYGLITAILCCTLTVQAGSINSDVGTTAFPFLKIGVGARAVSMGGAFTGLADDASAIYYNPSGLAAFEHPQYIAGYHNYFMDIQSGFAGYVFKLGEEQSLAASINYLNYGDFIETDTSGTETGNTFGGGDMMLAVSYARKFGYYYRAGATAKVIYEKIDDYSASGLALDLGVSYVTERKRFGAGIAIQNLGTQLSSLGEEKYDLPLTLRGGVFIKPRGLPLTLTSDIILPNDNDLIFAVGAEYYELDPFFVRIGWNSFGSNYRTADSDDSWAGAAIGFGVNYRQLHIAYAFTPGAELGDNHRITITGGIL; this is encoded by the coding sequence ATGCACAAGCGCATGCTCTACGGCCTGATTACGGCCATCCTTTGTTGCACCCTCACCGTTCAGGCGGGCAGCATTAATTCCGATGTCGGCACAACCGCCTTTCCGTTCCTTAAGATCGGCGTCGGCGCTCGCGCCGTCTCCATGGGAGGAGCTTTCACCGGGCTGGCCGATGATGCCTCGGCAATCTATTACAATCCTTCCGGACTGGCGGCTTTCGAACATCCGCAGTATATCGCCGGTTACCATAACTATTTCATGGATATCCAGTCCGGCTTTGCGGGTTACGTTTTCAAATTAGGTGAAGAACAATCGCTGGCCGCCTCGATTAACTACCTCAACTACGGTGACTTTATCGAGACCGACACTTCCGGCACCGAAACCGGCAACACTTTCGGCGGCGGCGATATGATGCTCGCCGTAAGTTACGCTCGTAAGTTCGGTTACTATTACCGGGCCGGGGCCACGGCGAAAGTGATTTACGAGAAAATTGACGATTATTCCGCCAGTGGCCTGGCGCTGGATCTGGGTGTTTCTTACGTCACCGAACGTAAGCGCTTCGGGGCGGGGATTGCAATTCAGAATCTCGGGACTCAGCTTTCTTCACTCGGCGAAGAGAAATACGATTTGCCGCTGACGCTCCGAGGCGGAGTTTTTATCAAACCCCGTGGCTTGCCGCTGACCCTTACCTCCGACATCATTCTTCCCAACGATAACGATCTAATCTTCGCCGTCGGCGCGGAATACTACGAACTCGATCCGTTCTTCGTTCGCATCGGTTGGAACAGCTTTGGCTCCAACTACCGGACGGCTGACTCCGATGACTCCTGGGCCGGCGCCGCTATAGGCTTTGGCGTCAATTATCGCCAACTGCACATCGCCTATGCCTTCACACCGGGAGCGGAGTTGGGAGACAACCACCGGATCACTATTACCGGAGGCATCCTCTAA
- the lptE gene encoding LPS assembly lipoprotein LptE, giving the protein MPRITILFILFLLPVLAGCGFYSFSQAGQSDIKSIAIERIENQTDQLELGDKITDLVIDAFMSDGTMKVASTETADAILTATFTGYSWQPFKYDENDVVESYVVRMTFQVTLKKAGEEADIFNETLSQEGFYQVGSGTEEEAQQDALALLIDAIIGKTTKGW; this is encoded by the coding sequence ATGCCGAGAATTACCATCCTGTTTATTCTGTTTTTGCTGCCGGTTCTGGCCGGCTGCGGATTTTACAGTTTCAGTCAGGCCGGTCAATCCGACATCAAGTCGATTGCAATCGAGCGGATCGAAAACCAGACCGATCAACTGGAACTCGGAGATAAAATCACCGATCTGGTTATCGATGCTTTCATGAGCGATGGGACCATGAAAGTCGCTTCGACCGAAACCGCCGATGCAATCCTTACGGCTACTTTTACCGGCTATTCCTGGCAGCCGTTTAAATACGACGAAAACGACGTTGTCGAGTCGTACGTCGTAAGGATGACTTTTCAGGTAACTCTGAAGAAGGCCGGTGAAGAAGCCGACATCTTTAATGAGACCTTAAGCCAGGAAGGATTCTACCAGGTAGGCTCCGGAACCGAAGAAGAAGCCCAGCAGGATGCCCTGGCGCTCCTTATTGACGCCATTATAGGCAAAACGACCAAGGGTTGGTGA
- the hutI gene encoding imidazolonepropionase — protein MPPEKKATLLIKNIGQLITMDGPVPRLGKDMNDLGMITDGALAVAGEEILAVGDSDKVAGNTPLAEGCTVVDADGRVVTPGFIDPHTHPVFSRTREKEFEMRIQGKTYMEIARAGGGIRASVRDLRETPKDILIQNTRKRLDIMLAHGTTTVEAKSGYGLSTESEIKQLEVIREVNESHPMDLVPTFLGAHEVPDEYRDNPDDYVDLLINEMIPAVVKSNLAEFCDIFCEEGVFDIEQSRKIQSAAKKAGLALKFHADELASTGGAELAAELGAVSADHIVYISDAGIKAMAKAGTAAVLLPGTTFSLAGKQYAPARKMIEAGVAVALSTDCNPGSSFTESLSIIISLATLQMKLTAAECISAVTVNAAHALNRTNLIGQLTPGYLADITLWDMEDYRELPYHYGVNLASRVFKRGKPVVNNSGHGNVRRQ, from the coding sequence ATGCCTCCTGAAAAAAAAGCTACTCTATTAATCAAGAATATCGGTCAACTTATAACCATGGATGGTCCTGTTCCACGATTGGGCAAGGACATGAACGACCTTGGCATGATCACCGACGGCGCTCTTGCAGTTGCCGGTGAAGAGATCCTGGCGGTCGGCGACTCCGATAAAGTAGCCGGCAACACACCGCTGGCCGAGGGCTGTACGGTGGTCGACGCCGACGGCCGAGTCGTTACCCCCGGTTTTATTGACCCACACACCCACCCGGTTTTCTCCCGCACTCGCGAAAAAGAATTCGAAATGCGAATTCAGGGAAAAACCTACATGGAAATCGCCCGGGCGGGCGGCGGTATTCGCGCCTCGGTCCGGGATCTTCGTGAAACCCCAAAAGATATCCTTATCCAGAACACTCGCAAACGCCTCGATATCATGCTCGCTCACGGCACCACCACCGTTGAAGCCAAATCCGGATACGGATTATCGACCGAGTCCGAGATCAAGCAGCTCGAAGTGATCCGCGAGGTGAATGAATCGCATCCGATGGACTTAGTCCCGACTTTCCTTGGGGCGCACGAAGTCCCCGATGAATATCGGGACAACCCGGATGATTATGTCGATCTCTTGATCAACGAGATGATCCCGGCGGTAGTGAAAAGCAACCTCGCCGAATTCTGCGACATATTCTGCGAGGAAGGTGTTTTCGATATCGAGCAATCGCGGAAAATCCAGTCGGCAGCCAAAAAGGCCGGTCTGGCTTTGAAATTCCATGCCGATGAACTCGCTTCCACCGGCGGCGCCGAACTGGCGGCCGAACTGGGTGCGGTTTCAGCCGACCATATCGTTTATATCTCCGATGCCGGAATCAAGGCAATGGCCAAAGCCGGTACGGCTGCGGTACTTCTGCCCGGCACCACTTTCTCGCTGGCCGGCAAGCAATACGCCCCGGCGCGTAAAATGATCGAGGCCGGTGTGGCAGTAGCGCTTTCGACCGATTGTAATCCCGGATCGAGTTTCACGGAGTCTTTATCGATCATCATTTCCCTGGCAACACTCCAGATGAAACTCACCGCGGCGGAATGTATCTCGGCCGTGACGGTCAACGCCGCTCATGCCCTTAATCGAACCAACTTGATCGGACAACTGACTCCCGGTTATCTGGCCGACATAACTCTTTGGGATATGGAAGATTACCGCGAATTACCATATCATTACGGGGTGAACCTGGCCAGTCGGGTTTTTAAACGCGGCAAGCCCGTGGTAAACAACAGCGGTCACGGGAACGTCCGGAGACAATAG
- the hutU gene encoding urocanate hydratase — MPTKPKKCRAPRGTKISCKSWHQEAALRMLNNNLDPEVAEKPDELIIYGGSGKAARNWDCYAAIVKSLKSLENDETLLVQSGKPVGIFRTHEHAPRVLIANSHIVPRWATWEKFRQFDKLGLIMFGQMTAGSWIYIGAQGIIQGTYETFAAVANQHFGGDLSNRWILTGGMGGMGGAQPLAGTMSGASILVVEVDEQRITRRMKQGFCDVKVKSLDKAIALIKEHTKKREPISIGLVGNCAEIYPEIFRRGIVPDIVTDQTSAHDELNGYIPEGLTMVEANRLRKKDPKSYIKRSYDSMVKHCDAMIKFQKAGSIVFDYGNNLRGQAQTGGLTNAFSFPGFVPAYVRPLFCEGRGPFRWAALSGDPKDIAVTDDIVMREFKDNALLMRWIKMARERIPFQGLPARICWLGYGERARFGDIMNTYIKQGKISAPIVIGRDHLDCGSVASPYRETEGMIDGSDAIADWPLLNGLLNAISGASWVSIHHGGGVGIGNAIHAGQVIVADGTKEMALRLNRVLTNDPGIGVARHVDAGYGEAIKFAKKAKIKIPMNPHQRD, encoded by the coding sequence ATGCCGACTAAGCCGAAAAAATGCCGCGCCCCGCGCGGGACAAAAATCTCATGCAAGAGCTGGCATCAGGAAGCCGCTTTACGCATGCTTAACAACAACCTCGATCCCGAGGTCGCCGAGAAACCGGATGAGCTGATCATCTACGGCGGTTCCGGCAAAGCCGCTCGCAACTGGGACTGCTATGCGGCAATCGTGAAATCACTCAAGAGCCTCGAAAACGACGAAACGCTGCTGGTGCAGTCCGGAAAACCAGTCGGAATTTTCCGCACCCATGAACATGCCCCGCGCGTGCTAATCGCCAACAGCCACATTGTCCCAAGATGGGCCACCTGGGAAAAATTCCGTCAGTTCGACAAACTCGGCCTGATCATGTTCGGCCAGATGACCGCCGGTTCGTGGATTTATATCGGCGCTCAGGGGATTATCCAGGGCACTTACGAAACTTTCGCCGCCGTCGCCAACCAGCATTTCGGCGGGGACCTCTCCAACCGCTGGATCCTCACCGGCGGCATGGGCGGTATGGGCGGCGCCCAGCCGCTCGCCGGGACGATGTCGGGAGCGTCGATTCTGGTTGTCGAAGTCGACGAACAGCGCATCACCCGCCGCATGAAACAGGGCTTCTGTGATGTCAAGGTCAAGAGCCTCGACAAGGCGATTGCCCTGATCAAAGAACACACCAAAAAACGTGAGCCGATCTCGATCGGCCTGGTGGGCAACTGTGCTGAAATTTACCCGGAGATTTTCCGCCGCGGTATCGTGCCGGATATCGTCACCGATCAGACTTCCGCTCACGATGAACTGAACGGATACATCCCCGAGGGCCTCACCATGGTCGAGGCCAACCGCCTCCGCAAAAAAGATCCCAAGAGCTATATCAAGCGCTCGTACGATTCGATGGTGAAACATTGCGACGCCATGATCAAATTCCAGAAAGCCGGTTCGATCGTGTTCGACTACGGCAACAACCTCCGTGGTCAAGCCCAGACCGGCGGCCTCACCAACGCTTTTTCCTTCCCCGGTTTCGTTCCGGCCTATGTCCGTCCGCTTTTCTGTGAAGGCCGTGGACCTTTCCGCTGGGCGGCGCTTTCGGGCGACCCCAAAGATATCGCCGTAACCGACGATATCGTAATGCGTGAGTTCAAGGACAATGCTCTGCTGATGCGCTGGATCAAAATGGCTCGCGAAAGAATCCCCTTCCAGGGTCTTCCGGCTCGCATCTGCTGGCTTGGCTACGGTGAACGGGCGCGTTTTGGCGATATCATGAACACTTACATCAAGCAGGGCAAGATCTCCGCTCCGATCGTTATCGGGCGCGATCATCTCGACTGCGGTTCGGTCGCATCCCCCTATCGCGAGACAGAGGGAATGATCGACGGCTCCGATGCCATCGCCGACTGGCCCCTGCTCAACGGCCTGCTGAACGCTATTTCGGGCGCATCGTGGGTGTCGATCCACCACGGCGGCGGCGTAGGCATCGGCAACGCCATCCATGCCGGGCAGGTGATCGTGGCCGACGGCACCAAGGAAATGGCGCTCCGTCTCAACCGCGTCCTGACCAACGACCCGGGGATCGGCGTGGCCCGCCATGTCGATGCGGGTTACGGTGAAGCGATTAAATTCGCCAAAAAAGCCAAAATCAAGATCCCGATGAATCCGCATCAGCGCGACTGA
- a CDS encoding PAS domain S-box protein: MGNDSSELLQRIASLESSIKDLRTQRDNLAVQLELCGRAEAELKRYRQAMRCASEGIWEWNLVTKKLSFDTRALEIFGYGLEEKEESDEWWLDRIHPDDRSEVKQQFLEYASGRRPDYSAEFRIRRNDESYVWIVTHGRIVEWDDKNQPMLVVGINREISRRKEMELACERAEERFRYAAMITSDLIYEWDVATGKIQWYGDLHAALGYEHGEFATGIDNWLNLIHPDDRIHLEEAIDFYRTSTQTIEGIYRIRHNDGSWRVWRDRATPILDSDGKPIRWVGSCNDITDLRRAEEALKESEGRNRRLIESLPDIVYVFSRKRGALYWSPRIKDILGYDEQDRRHNPFLWYHSIHEEDREKIEEMFDRDELRTSHGIEYRVRDNHGRWRWFRDRPVSITREGEDVILEGVATDITERKEAELELARSESRLRRAQQIAGIGNWEYDLESGSVFASDEARRIYGLDDREWTIDEIKVIPCREYREYLNKAVGALINRGTPLDAEYEIERASDARRVFVHSTAEYDSVRGVITGAIQDITGRKRGETALRKSEQKYRELMELAREGIWVVDAEGRTTHVNPSMAGMLGYDVTEIIGKPLIEFMHPDDRPDCESLLTGHLDTRHAHQDYEFQRKDESVLYATMAVAPLRDEQGSYLGAVVGVMDMTERRTLEQELEDKAKFNRLVSDISQSLVHAEPEELDKHINHALESIGRSTGSERAYIFQFRGDSFIGDNTHEWCADGIEPQAAHLQGIDFRRELPWIMQVLQREETLYLNDVAALPPEAALEKEHLLAQRIKSLIVAPMIMRNRLIGLIGFDAVNGCFQWSDNARSLLQETGMMISRSIEHVRAEVALRESQRSMAVLLANLPGMAYRCRLDDDLTMEYISPACEYYTGYTPDEIIEHRIISLDKLTHPDDRDYVHKTIRKHIDNNTPFEIEYRMYDRGGNLRWFWERGVAVPDRGNPISLEGFITDITERKEAENALRYSEAKYRSYVDHAPDGIFIVDREGSYIDVNDAACSLTGYKREELLCMTVFDLGLKPGCDTSLFSLLCETGVVSGEIQLKRKDGLLLWTSIDAACISDNRFIAFCSDVTETKRLREMEARAQRLETAGRVAGQVAHDFNNMLGPLMAYPGLMREELAPDSAMQDYLSAIEDAAHRMTEINQQLLSLGRRAHYNTEPLDLNDVVKAVLRETDSTSETLMMDVQLTEALMHVMGGGAQLHRVVSNLIQNALDAMKDIGTLTIRTENFYVDDVSVAYGRVPKGEYVKLTVSDTGCGIESDRIEHIFDPFYTSKTADKKRGSGLGLSVVDAVIRDHQGYIDLKSRTGEGTSFYIYLPVTRAAITSITDTAVCSGGSEKILVIDDDVVQRDVSRRLLTHLGYRVTTASSGEEGLEAVKREPVDLLVLDMIMPNGWDGAETYRRITELYPDQKAIIVSGYSETEYVHEAQRLGAGAFVRKPLTLVDLAAAVRLELDILREKGCPER, encoded by the coding sequence GTGGGCAATGATTCATCAGAGCTTCTACAGCGTATTGCTTCGCTTGAGTCTTCGATAAAAGATCTCCGTACCCAGAGGGACAATCTGGCTGTTCAGTTAGAGCTATGCGGTCGGGCAGAAGCAGAATTAAAACGTTACAGACAGGCAATGAGATGCGCCAGTGAGGGGATATGGGAATGGAACCTGGTAACGAAAAAATTATCATTTGATACCAGAGCTCTTGAGATATTCGGCTATGGACTTGAGGAGAAAGAAGAGTCAGATGAATGGTGGCTGGATCGTATACATCCTGATGATCGCTCGGAAGTTAAGCAGCAGTTTCTGGAATACGCCTCAGGCCGGCGACCGGACTATTCTGCCGAGTTCAGGATTCGTCGCAATGACGAAAGTTATGTCTGGATCGTTACGCACGGCCGGATAGTAGAATGGGACGATAAAAACCAGCCTATGCTGGTGGTTGGAATCAACCGCGAAATATCGCGGCGCAAAGAAATGGAACTTGCCTGTGAACGCGCCGAGGAACGCTTCCGATATGCAGCAATGATCACTTCGGACCTGATTTATGAATGGGATGTAGCAACCGGTAAAATTCAATGGTACGGTGATCTTCATGCCGCTCTGGGTTATGAACATGGTGAATTCGCGACCGGCATAGACAACTGGCTCAATCTCATCCATCCGGATGATCGGATCCATCTCGAAGAAGCGATCGATTTCTATCGCACTTCAACACAGACAATAGAAGGAATTTACCGGATACGCCACAACGACGGTTCCTGGCGCGTATGGCGAGATCGTGCGACACCCATTCTGGACAGCGACGGGAAGCCGATCCGTTGGGTCGGTTCATGCAACGACATAACGGACCTGCGGCGAGCGGAGGAAGCGCTTAAAGAGAGCGAAGGTCGCAATCGTCGATTGATCGAGTCGCTTCCGGATATCGTCTATGTGTTTTCCAGAAAGCGCGGAGCTCTGTATTGGTCTCCTCGGATAAAGGACATTCTCGGTTATGATGAGCAGGATCGTCGCCATAATCCGTTCCTTTGGTACCACAGCATTCATGAAGAAGATCGTGAAAAAATCGAAGAAATGTTCGATCGGGACGAGCTTCGAACCAGCCATGGGATCGAGTATAGGGTTCGAGACAACCACGGACGCTGGCGATGGTTCCGGGATCGTCCGGTCAGTATCACCAGGGAGGGAGAAGACGTAATTCTTGAGGGCGTGGCGACGGACATCACCGAGCGTAAAGAAGCCGAGTTGGAGCTGGCCCGGAGCGAATCACGGTTGCGTCGTGCTCAACAGATAGCAGGTATCGGAAACTGGGAATACGATCTTGAAAGCGGTTCGGTTTTTGCCTCTGATGAGGCTCGACGAATTTACGGTCTGGACGATCGAGAATGGACTATCGATGAAATCAAAGTCATCCCATGTCGGGAATACCGAGAATACCTGAATAAAGCCGTTGGAGCCCTGATAAATCGTGGGACACCGCTGGATGCCGAGTATGAGATCGAACGAGCAAGTGACGCCCGGCGAGTTTTCGTGCATTCCACGGCCGAGTATGACTCGGTCAGAGGAGTTATTACCGGCGCGATTCAGGATATTACGGGACGCAAAAGGGGTGAAACCGCCCTCCGTAAAAGTGAGCAAAAATACCGTGAGTTGATGGAACTGGCTCGCGAGGGGATTTGGGTTGTCGATGCGGAGGGACGCACTACTCATGTCAATCCAAGTATGGCCGGCATGCTGGGATACGATGTAACTGAAATCATTGGGAAGCCTCTGATCGAGTTCATGCATCCGGATGATCGGCCCGATTGCGAATCGCTGTTGACGGGACATCTGGATACCAGGCATGCCCATCAGGATTACGAGTTTCAAAGAAAAGACGAGTCTGTTCTGTATGCTACGATGGCCGTGGCGCCTCTCCGAGACGAACAAGGGAGTTATTTGGGAGCAGTTGTCGGCGTGATGGACATGACCGAACGTCGCACTCTCGAACAGGAACTCGAGGACAAGGCAAAATTCAATCGTCTGGTCAGCGATATATCTCAGAGTCTGGTCCATGCCGAGCCGGAAGAGCTAGATAAACATATCAATCATGCACTCGAATCGATCGGACGCAGTACCGGCTCCGAGCGAGCCTACATTTTCCAGTTTCGCGGTGACAGCTTCATCGGAGACAACACTCACGAATGGTGCGCCGACGGCATCGAACCGCAGGCCGCTCATCTCCAGGGAATCGATTTCAGACGAGAATTACCCTGGATCATGCAAGTGCTTCAAAGAGAAGAGACGCTGTATTTGAACGATGTCGCCGCGTTGCCGCCTGAAGCTGCTCTCGAAAAAGAACACTTACTGGCTCAGAGGATTAAATCACTCATTGTCGCACCGATGATCATGAGAAATCGCCTGATCGGTCTGATCGGCTTCGATGCCGTTAACGGCTGTTTCCAATGGTCCGACAACGCGCGTTCTCTGTTACAGGAAACGGGTATGATGATCTCTCGGTCGATCGAGCATGTTCGCGCCGAAGTCGCTCTGCGTGAATCCCAGCGATCCATGGCGGTTCTTCTGGCTAACCTGCCGGGGATGGCCTATCGCTGTCGTCTGGACGATGATTTGACCATGGAATACATCAGCCCGGCATGTGAGTATTATACCGGGTATACTCCCGATGAAATAATCGAGCATCGGATAATATCACTCGACAAACTGACTCACCCCGACGACCGCGACTATGTTCATAAAACGATTCGGAAGCATATAGACAACAATACCCCGTTCGAAATCGAATATCGTATGTACGATAGAGGCGGTAACCTCCGCTGGTTCTGGGAGCGAGGAGTTGCCGTGCCTGATAGGGGAAACCCGATTTCGCTAGAAGGATTCATTACCGATATTACGGAACGCAAGGAAGCTGAAAATGCTCTCCGGTACAGCGAGGCCAAATATCGCTCGTATGTCGATCATGCCCCGGACGGGATATTCATCGTTGATCGCGAGGGCAGCTATATCGATGTCAACGACGCGGCTTGTAGTCTTACCGGTTATAAGCGGGAAGAGCTTCTGTGTATGACGGTCTTCGACCTGGGCTTAAAACCTGGTTGTGATACCAGTTTATTCAGTCTATTGTGTGAAACGGGCGTAGTCTCCGGTGAGATACAACTTAAACGTAAAGACGGCCTTCTGCTTTGGACCTCGATTGACGCGGCCTGTATTTCAGACAATCGTTTTATCGCCTTTTGTTCCGATGTTACCGAGACGAAACGCCTGCGCGAAATGGAAGCACGCGCCCAAAGGCTCGAAACAGCCGGACGAGTGGCCGGACAGGTTGCTCACGATTTCAATAATATGTTGGGGCCGCTCATGGCCTACCCGGGACTGATGCGTGAAGAACTGGCGCCTGACAGTGCTATGCAGGACTATTTATCGGCAATCGAAGATGCCGCCCACCGGATGACGGAGATCAACCAGCAACTTCTATCGCTGGGTCGGCGAGCTCATTACAACACTGAGCCGCTCGACCTGAACGACGTCGTTAAGGCCGTTCTGCGTGAGACAGATAGCACCTCAGAAACCCTGATGATGGACGTACAACTCACTGAGGCTTTGATGCATGTAATGGGCGGCGGCGCTCAACTTCATCGGGTGGTCTCTAATCTGATCCAGAATGCCCTGGATGCCATGAAAGATATCGGAACTCTGACGATCAGAACGGAGAATTTTTACGTCGACGACGTTAGCGTGGCCTATGGTCGTGTGCCTAAGGGTGAATATGTCAAACTCACGGTGTCGGATACCGGCTGTGGGATAGAGTCGGATCGAATCGAGCATATTTTCGATCCGTTCTATACTTCTAAAACCGCCGATAAAAAACGTGGGTCCGGGCTCGGTTTGAGTGTCGTGGACGCCGTTATTCGTGACCATCAGGGCTACATTGATCTGAAGTCGCGGACGGGTGAAGGCACCTCATTTTACATTTACCTGCCGGTGACGAGAGCGGCCATTACTTCTATTACCGATACGGCGGTATGTTCGGGTGGATCTGAGAAGAT